The genomic stretch AACCACCTAAAACCACATAGTAACAAAAGGCTAATATTCTTAAAATGAAGTAAACATTTTCTGCAAGTGAGTCAGTTGACTAAAAATATAGGCAACAGACTTTCTGGGCAGTAAGGTGCATTAGGCAGGACCACATAATAATAAATAGCTGCAAGCAGCACTACATTTACCGTAGTTTACtcaaaattaatgtattttttcccccaaatttcagTTTTCCTTCTTAAAAAGCATCTAACTTTTCACACATAACACTTCTCACAAATACTTCACAGTTATAATTTCAGTAGTTTAAGAAAGAACTGCCTGGCAGACACTGTAAAAGAGGTAAGTGTTGAGAACAAAACTTGCTATTTCAGGCACACAGGACTTACATCCTATagtatgaactctaaagatagaATGAAACAACCATGTAAATGCAACGCAAAAGTGATTGAAATAATGGTAAAGTTGTCATATGACTCCTTCTAATGCTTTTATATGATTTTCTAAAATATCTGGGAAGAGTCAATGGCCAAGTTTTAATAGTTCCTGGGAAAATTTTAAGTCAagatttttgtttataaaattgtGGCAATAAAACACTACAGATTATTCATTGTAATCTAATCAACCCCGTCAAAACCCTGAGTGTTTTCAATTGCCATCTGAAGTTTATCCCATAATTCTTCAAATGATTCATACGGTGGCAAGTCCAAGCGATTAAAGCAGGTATGAGCTCTTGgcagcttttctggggtaccccACTGTTCAACCGTAAAAGACTGTGGTCCATTCGAACCATATAGTTCAGCAAATCCATTCATAGGCACCCGGGATGTGCCAGTGACAAACTGAAGtaatcttattcttttttctgaatCCATCATTAAAACAGCCTTCCAAAACCACTGTATGACTTGATGATTTACATTATAGCCATTTTTATACTTTGTGTGTTCTTTCCAGTCGTTCACATCCACATCTCCCAATCCACACATAAGAAGCTCTTTAAAAGCAGCCATTTGCTTCTGGACTCGGTTTACAAAGCGCCATTGTATTACAAGATAAATATAttcctttttgttcttgttgGTAACAACTATTTCTGATCCACCATTTTTCAATTCATGTTGATGTGTCTGTCCAAAAAGTTCTTCATCTATGATAAACCTGAGGTCCAATTCTGTtggatcattttcaagaatccaTCTCAGTGAATTGTAATATTCACCATCCACTGATTCCATATCATGAAGTGTTATTGGTTTGTGTAGCATCATCTTGTAAAACGGGCGGATGAAAAAACCATCCAACAGTTTGCCATGATAAACTGCCATTCCAGCTACCCGGCCTATAAACTTGAAGTAAGAGAGGTGATCTTCATTACACAATCCAGAATTTGGATTTATCTGTAGGGTGTAATTATCCGTAGCAGAATATTCAAACAATCCATAATAAGGGTTAAACATTTCCTTTGAGATTAGGAAGAACCATTCTCTGGCAACTCCTCCGTAATCTAATCCCTTTTCACCATCAAACTCAATCCACAGTCTAGCCTTGAGGAAATCTGCTCTCTTGACAGCCATAATTCTTCTGTAAGAATCCTCAAGAACAGTTGCACGGCGAAGTTTCatttcaaatttgtttggaatgtCATTCTGCTTCTTCATCTTTCTTCGGAAGAACTCATACTTTCGTTTGTAATCCCTGGAGTAGGGCACAGCTGGTCCAGTTATTGCTACATTCTGCAAGCGAGGATCTTCCCATTGTGTTCTTTTTATATTGTGATTTATGTAGAAGATTCTTCCATCTGTGTGAGTCCTCTCTTCCCATCCTGGAGGTAGAGGTCCTAGATCATTAGAAGAATCAAGTGATGTCTTTCCTCTCAGATGAGCTGGAATTTTCAATCTTGGATCTTCCCAGGTGGTAGTTTTGGTGTTGTGGTCAATAAAGAAAGGCCTCCCGTTGGGTGCATGCCGGACCTCCCAGCCTTTCGGGAGGAATCCTTGCTCAATTTCAGATGGCTGGGTCATCTGCTGTGCTGAATCACTCGCAGAGCTCTGTGGTTGAGGGCCCATGGAAGAACTGTGGCTTGATGGCAGCTGACTGGTCTCCATTGTGGCCTGAACAGTGGGCTTTGTCCAGGTAGTAGTTCTGGAATTGTGATCTACATAATACGATCTTCCTCTTTCATCTTGCTTCTCTTCCCAACCTGGTGGTAATCCAGATGAAGTAGGCAAAAGCACAGGAAGTGTAGGCTGTTCCTCAAAAGTATAGGCTTGTAAGCTGCCTCTTCTGCTGGAATGATTTGAGCTGGATGCTGGCTGGCTGGTTGCTGAATTTCCACAAGTCGTGAGTCTGGCGTTCAATTCTTCTGCAAGATGTGTCGGAACATCCAAGTTAGCTGATGGTGGAGGTGACGGGAAGGCCTGACTGCTATACATGGTGGTTTCATCTTCTCTTATAATTTCCCAGTTCTCGGAAGACTCTCGGTTGTCAACACTTTCTGTTTCCTCGGATATCTGCCGCCTGGTAGTGAAGGCACGCTGTGCTTGCAGTTGAATGTCACCATTCTCAACATCTGTTAGGCTGTCCTGAGGGGTTGGTCTTTTCCACTGTGTTCTTCTAGATTCGTGGTTTACATAATAGGTCCTTCCAAGGATATCCTGCCTCTCCTCCCATCCTGGAGGTAGAGGAGAAGGTTCCTGTTGCTGTTGCAAATGGCAAGCAGCATCTGGTTGGTCCAAAACAACCCAGCCAGGCTCTAATTCCTCAGCCTGTTCTGTGTTATCTTCTTCAGAGCCACTGGTTTTAGGTAAATAAGTCATTTTTAATCTCAGATAACCTTTAACTCTTGATCTGTTACTTCTTGGGTGAAGAACAAAATCCTTAAATGTATATGGTCTCTCCATTCTTGGATTTTCTGTCGGTAATGGATAAAGAGGAACATCCACTTGACCTAGGAAATCATCTCTTGTCTGCTTTAAGTCTACAGTGGATCACataggagagggagaaggtcaaTTTCCTGGGAAGTAAAGCAGCCATAAACTTTTAACAATAATTGTTCAGTCAAGGAAGGAGTGTGATGCTCTCAATTTAAAGTGGGATAAggcaagggaaaaataaaaaaataggagcCAAATTTTATATTGCCTTGGACCCAGACTCACTTGTACAGGAATCTGCATGCTGTCTTTCTGTACTTTcttttctccagaaaaacagagctaGACAAAAATGCCTTACCGAGGTTCCACAGCTTTTAATGAAGACGTGAAGTTTGAATAAATTACTCTGATCTGAGAAAAAGTGTCACTGTCGCTGAACATGAACAAATATAAATTAAGACTAGGACTAGTTAAGGCTTCAAAGTTATGGCAGTGAACTCTCGCCAACGCTGACATCTCCTAGGAAAGGAAATAGAAACCTTATCACCTGAGGCACTTAAACTTTAACCGGCAGAAAGCACAAGGAGCACTTTTGTTGCTCAAAGCCATGGAGTTTACATGGCCCAGAGGAGCATGAAGAAGTTAAGTGGCTTGTCAGAGGCCATAAACTAATCAGCTGCAGAACTGGGACGATAGCTAAGCTCCAGCCTCCAAGTCCAGGCCCTGCTCCTTCACGATACAACTCTGCCTTTCAGATCAGTAACTTAGAATTCCAGTTACGAATTGTGggtttaaatgtatttttattcctgCCTCCTCCCTTGAATTGtatgaaacaaaagagaaaaaccctCCATTTTCTTATAATAAAGAAAGAACCACAACCCTAAACCACTATCCTAAACCCCAAATTCTGTGTAATTTGGACCAAAATGAGGGATGATGTTGAAAATTGAAGCATATCTACTTGGCCCTTGCTTTGGAAAAGAGATTCTTCTAAAATGGAAAAGAGATTCTTGCACTTTATTGTGCATGAAGATACCTAGGGGGCATTTTTAGGGCACAGACTGTTGCGTTTCTCCCCCagtgtttctgattcagtagatgaGGCTTGAGCATCTACCCCAAACAAGTTCCTATAGAATGCTGATGCTGTCATTTTAGGGACCAAAACTTAGGAACCTGAAAGCTTTATATAGTCTTTTAATTACAGCAAGGTTTTTAGGGGTTGATGTTGGCCCTTGGGAAAAGCAAGGATCATCTCTTTAGGATCCCAGTTAAACACCGCAGAATACAGAGAAAAAGCAGCTACTGTCTACACCCTGGTCTCCTGGCTGAAAGTGGCTGCCAgaggttaaagaaaaaagaaagaggggaaatagAAACCACAAGAGTGCAACACAGGCTACGATATAAGGAATTTTCCTGTGAACTGCAAATACATACAGGCTGCAGCTCCCATTTCACCACCCTCTTCCCCACTTTTCTCTAACAGAGTGTTGACCcattaaaaataacagatattcAGAAAGAAGCCATCATGAGAACTATGCGTTGGTGAagcaaaggattttttaaaaaaggaagaaaggaacatAAGCAAAAAGCAGGTGAAAAACATACACCATATGTAATTAACTATCCTTATGTACATAGTGATCCcttgaaagttaaagaaaaaaaatacaaataggagAAACAGAATTCAAAGAGGAGAAGATAATCTATCAAAAGTAGGCTGGCAAAGagctccaaaaagaaataaaagagaaaaatgaaatgcagaaatttAAGTCACGTTGGACTGAAAAAATCTGAAAACTTGGGGAAGTCTTGAGGGACTCTcactaaataaaatggaaaaacatgaagaTAGGAAAGCTTTTATagaggagaaaaacagaaaagataaatgaataaatacaaagtTTTAGACCTAGTATAAAAGGACATTTTTAGGAATGAGTTTTGCCccagaaagcagagcctgagacaaagTCTAGTGTGCAGGTAGTTATTTGGGGAAGTGATCTCAGGCAACAGTAGAGGGGGACTGGGAGGagtgaaagagagaaggaggagggtcAGCATGGGTGTTTCCAAAGTCAGGCACTGCTGTGGGACCCTCTGAGCCGCTGGGCAGGATGTGTGCTCAAGGTGGAAGTAGGTGGCATTTATCCACAGCCTTCTGTCCCCAACTTGGCCAAGGGCACCTCCATGGGGGTAAGTCCCCAACCACTTCTAGTCTTGCACATGTACAGGCGCCTACAGGGTCCCCTCATGTGTCCCACATCCCCACATTAAAGAAGCCCCTGGGCAGAAAAGGATGGATTTGGGTCTTGTTTGAGGCAAGATGCTTCCAGGTCACATATTACCAAGTTGGCTGTTGCAGAAAAAATTGGAGTAAAAGTTGTCCTGAGGGAATGTAAGTTAGGGAGCATaaactgtgtcccaagaaaaagtgacaaaaggtcttaaaattgaaaaaatcttaGTAAAGCACTGAACTCGAAGAAGAAAGAAAGTCAAAACATCCAGGCCATAAGCAAAACAGACACGCAAGTCATTCATAAAGAGGAAAGATCAAGCTGATGTCAGACTTGACCATCCAGCAGACAAGGCTAGAAGATACAGGAGCAGTATCTACAAAACCATCAGGCAATGAAAGTGAACCCAGAGTTTCACAGGTAGGCAAAACATTCTTTAGGTACAAATACAAGAGATTGCAAGAACTCAGCAAAGATAATTCCCATTAGcacaacttaaaaaaatcctTCTCGAAAAAAATGTAGCCAACCAAGATctcagaaatggagaagctaagGTACAGGGATTGACAGTAATTAGTGAATTGATTTACTTGCAGAACTAGAATTAAACAACTATGAAGCTGAAGtcaaagaaaaggaagtaaaTGGTATAAATTTTGACATTGTGAAAATAACATAATTAGCAAAAATCTTGGATGAATTATTTTTCTCACCCCTCATAGAAGGGAATCATTAGATAGTCTGAtgttaaataatataattttctcAATGTAGTACTCCAACTTAATGAATATCAGAATCTTATGCTTCACTTTTAAAGATATGTTGAAGCACTGATAACAACTCATTGTGGAGAAATAATAATCTGAAGTTCATAATTGTTCAGTTTTACCtcaatttcttctgcttctggtatattcatataaaagTAAATTTAGCAGCATATTTCATGTTATATGAAAAAAGGCCTGATATTGTTCCTTCTTAAGACTAACGCCCTGGCCAGTTTGGCACCATTTTCCTCTCTGAGCAGAAAGTGCTGCTAACCCCACACTCCAACTACCACTCTCCTCTTGTAAGGATTCTACTTCCTCACCGACTTTTATTTAAGCTCTGTCTGTGGTTGTGAGGGCTTTGGAGAGGATTTGCTGCTCACTAAATAGTTTATGACTTGCTTTGAACCACTTGTTCctgttatttttgaaaatttttcagcAGTAGTTCGGAGGGAAAGCAAAGAACTCACAAAGCCATTTATAAAGAAGACAGAAGTATGTGTTTTGATCTTGTGCTTGTTTCAAGTTTTCCTCAGAATTTGTGGCAGCAAATGAAGCTAAGACACTTTCCAAAGGAGAATAGGAATTTGAGATATTAGCgacagaagaagggaaaaggagaaaactaCTGTCTATACAAGGTGTTATGAAATCCAGACAAAAAGGGGAGGTTGATAGACACTGGCAGGAGAACACAGAAACTCAGCAAGGAGAATAGGTCACTTAGATATTCACTGTTGTCCACCGTGTGTCCTCGTTCCCATTGGCACATGATGGCAGAGAGTGTTTGGCAAACAGTCCTCTCAACACCCTTCAGCAGCCTCTGCTAATCCTCGTACTAAGAGAGCTTCTTAATGAATTCAGCTCTAGTCGAGGACGACTGTGGAAGTATTTTTGTGCATTGTTTTTGAGTACAGATTGTTGAGTAAAAGTATTTTGAAGCAGGAAATGATTTCTATTAATATGTATGTCTGTGTATAAATCATTGTATATAACTCTCTCTACATATCtatctttatctatatctatagttCCCTTCTATAAACTACCTGAGATGatgacaaagaaggaaaaatgtcaaACATTGATTGGTTGAAGCACGCTGGGCTGAAATAATACCCAGAGAGAAACAAGGATTCAGAGAATCCCTATATTCATtcacaaatacacatatatgtattaaGATAATATTAATTCTAAACCATCAGTCAAACTTCTCTGGATATACCCTTTTGTTTAATTCTAGCTTTTAGAACAATGATAATGCTTCACACatcccaaaataaataaataattaaatcagCTGGGAGGTGAGGAAAACCGAAAATGTAATACAAATTAAACAAATGCCTAACTGTATAACAAGTGAATAACCAAACCACAATGAAAggtttgggaaagaaaaaaactaaccTAAGTAACTTTAGAAAACAGTGTTTAACTATATGCCAcaagaaaataagacaaaacaGTGTGCACAAATATTGTACTGATGTTAATAAACTTGTTTTGCACAAGGATATTGGTTAGCATTTTGAAACTACATTATGTGTTTTCTAGGATTGAACAAACAAGGAAATATATCCTGGATAATGAGAGTCAGATTTCTCACtgtaaaagaaatgaattacaaataaggaaaggggAAATCTAAATAAGGGACCCTGTGGTTTTGGATTTGAATTGGAGGTATCAGTATTAATTGATGGTCCTTAACAGATGATGGCTGGCTGGCAGGCTGgctggatagatagatagatagatagatagatagatagatagacagacagagatACCAAAGTTCCTATAAAATGAGGATTCTAGACAGAACTATAACCAAGGATCTATACCTAAAACAGAATGTTCTAATCTACCTCAGTAATTTCTTGCTACTGAAGTCATAGACAGAGGAGATGCAAAACAGCGTACAAATATGTGTCATTCCTTAGCCAAGTAAAACCTTCAGGTCATTCCAGGTTCACTTGTGAAGCTATGCACACTTCCCAAGAGGAGAGGGAATATTTTATCTTAAATACATAATTTAGGTCTTAAACCTGAAAACATGACCTCTGGATTTCCCTTTCACAAGCTAACACTATTTTCAAAGACAGTATGTTTCATATTCCCCAGAGGAAGATGCAAAGCTCACTACAAATATGAGTTAGAGCACCAATGGGAAATGGGGTATGAAAGACCATTTTCTACAGCAGGTTCTTATTTTAAAGCAATGCGTCTATTTTAGAAAGATAGTGACCCAAAGAATAATCCTTAAATGTAGTAAATACATGCAAGGTAAAGGCATATACAGACAGAGATTGTTTAGAGCAGAGAACTAAAGTATTAGGATGAAAAATCTTGGGAAAGGTCGCATTCATTGTAATAGCTGTGTAGCACAGGTTTCCTAGGGACTGGATTCAAGTTTATACAATTTAGAGATAATCCAATATATTCCATATATCAGTAATATGTATTAAGCACTTAATGTAAACGCAACACTACTATTTTTGAATCCAAACTTAAGAAAGAGAACCATTTAGTAATATTATCTTCATAAAAGAGTGGGTGCACTGTTCATTTTGATGAGCTCCCCACTTCCTTTCAAGGTTGGTGTCTCATTTAGAATGCTTTCGGTTGTAGTCAGGAGAAGATGCAACTATAAATGGTTTAATTacttagcaatatttagtctcAATGACAAGAAATCCCTAGGTAGCATTAAGAACCAGATGTCTTCCATCTTTCCCCTCTGCCTTCTTTAGCTTGTTGACACTCCTCGTAGACTCATCATGGGTGCCGTA from Choloepus didactylus isolate mChoDid1 chromosome 2, mChoDid1.pri, whole genome shotgun sequence encodes the following:
- the LOC119516645 gene encoding E3 ubiquitin-protein ligase NEDD4-like, which encodes MERPYTFKDFVLHPRSNRSRVKGYLRLKMTYLPKTSGSEEDNTEQAEELEPGWVVLDQPDAACHLQQQQEPSPLPPGWEERQDILGRTYYVNHESRRTQWKRPTPQDSLTDVENGDIQLQAQRAFTTRRQISEETESVDNRESSENWEIIREDETTMYSSQAFPSPPPSANLDVPTHLAEELNARLTTCGNSATSQPASSSNHSSRRGSLQAYTFEEQPTLPVLLPTSSGLPPGWEEKQDERGRSYYVDHNSRTTTWTKPTVQATMETSQLPSSHSSSMGPQPQSSASDSAQQMTQPSEIEQGFLPKGWEVRHAPNGRPFFIDHNTKTTTWEDPRLKIPAHLRGKTSLDSSNDLGPLPPGWEERTHTDGRIFYINHNIKRTQWEDPRLQNVAITGPAVPYSRDYKRKYEFFRRKMKKQNDIPNKFEMKLRRATVLEDSYRRIMAVKRADFLKARLWIEFDGEKGLDYGGVAREWFFLISKEMFNPYYGLFEYSATDNYTLQINPNSGLCNEDHLSYFKFIGRVAGMAVYHGKLLDGFFIRPFYKMMLHKPITLHDMESVDGEYYNSLRWILENDPTELDLRFIIDEELFGQTHQHELKNGGSEIVVTNKNKKEYIYLVIQWRFVNRVQKQMAAFKELLMCGLGDVDVNDWKEHTKYKNGYNVNHQVIQWFWKAVLMMDSEKRIRLLQFVTGTSRVPMNGFAELYGSNGPQSFTVEQWGTPEKLPRAHTCFNRLDLPPYESFEELWDKLQMAIENTQGFDGVD